The Campylobacter ureolyticus ACS-301-V-Sch3b genome has a segment encoding these proteins:
- the ccsA gene encoding cytochrome c biogenesis protein yields the protein MGKFLRGLLSIRAMNALLLIFAFACAVATIVESVKGTDAAFAFIYRSNWFGLIMLLLTINLIYNMIKYKIYGLKKLPGFLFHFSFIVIFVGATITHYFGKEGSMHIREHTKTNLVSTREVYIQLISEDEKGKTISKDVNRYIATDEKNSFDMKLDLGKKDAVFKYKELVLNGDLGWIKADDGKPIVEILFSDDKNKRKITLNSGDILPIGDLDITFNNESKQHNFIKIYLKDDGKFYMQTNQDIKYFQMSDNTDGKLEKNTEIDFNKHRLYTIDGVNFAPTTMLAKAKLGVKSVPMTQKGNNAIIGDLTYNGETKEVFAFFGDFARIYTVGGKEFKFAWSPKMIELPFSIYLKDFKLDRYPGSNSPSGYSSEVVVEDGDFKMDYEIYMNHVLDYGGFRFFQSSYDLDEKGTILSVNKDPGKIPTYIGYFLLMLGMFLNFFNKNSRFLELARLIDKSSSRDRKTVKKENNNVNKKALSLILVAFFSFFTANNLKANNIPNIDKEHAKKAATLVVQGFDGRMEPFDTMANEILRKVYKGKSFEGMNAVQTMLSITMNPESWQHTKFVKIGDDELKKILGLKPNETHASFEDFFGTDENGKSYYKLGLISEQTNRKAPNTRTKFDKEVIKVDERFNIYYATLMKSIFKIIPKENDPNHTWYAAYGVMTNFSAAEEKRAKMVLQNYTMSVLDAQKSGNWSEANKALDLIKKYQNKIGAKVVPSYNKLKFEVLFNDLDIFKRLMPVYLLGGFALLIFVFLRMMSPNLNMNFAFKAVYLVNIIAFLLHTTGLGLRWYISGHAPWSNTYESLVYIAWALSFSGIIFSRTSAISLSLTSIMAGITLFVAHLSHIDPQITTLVPVLNSYWLTIHVSVITASYGFFGLSMLLAMFCLFLFIIKKPGNDNELARNILEATRINEMSLIFGLCLLTAGNFLGGVWANESWGRYWGWDSKETWSLITILIYSAVIHMRLLKGANSQYWFAVASMFAFWSVMMTYFGVNFYLSGLHSYASGESIPVPKSIWVSMLVMVILATLAYFKRKDAQKL from the coding sequence ATGGGAAAATTTTTGCGCGGACTTTTAAGTATTAGGGCAATGAATGCTCTACTTTTAATATTTGCCTTTGCCTGTGCTGTGGCTACAATAGTTGAGAGTGTAAAAGGAACGGATGCTGCGTTTGCATTTATATATAGAAGTAATTGGTTTGGTCTTATAATGCTTTTACTTACTATAAATTTAATTTACAATATGATTAAATACAAAATTTATGGACTTAAAAAGCTACCTGGCTTTTTATTTCATTTTAGTTTTATTGTAATTTTTGTAGGTGCAACGATAACTCACTACTTCGGCAAAGAAGGCTCAATGCACATAAGAGAGCATACAAAAACAAATTTAGTCTCAACAAGGGAAGTTTACATCCAACTCATTAGTGAAGATGAAAAAGGTAAAACTATCTCAAAAGATGTAAATAGATATATAGCAACAGATGAGAAAAATAGCTTTGATATGAAGCTTGATTTAGGAAAAAAAGATGCTGTATTTAAATATAAAGAACTAGTTTTAAATGGGGACTTAGGCTGGATAAAAGCAGATGATGGCAAGCCTATTGTAGAGATTCTTTTTTCAGATGATAAAAATAAAAGAAAAATTACTTTAAATAGTGGAGATATTTTACCAATTGGTGATTTAGATATTACTTTTAACAATGAGTCAAAACAGCATAATTTTATAAAAATTTACTTAAAAGATGATGGCAAATTTTATATGCAAACAAATCAAGATATAAAATACTTTCAAATGTCTGATAATACTGATGGAAAACTTGAAAAAAATACAGAAATTGATTTTAATAAACACAGATTATACACAATTGATGGTGTAAATTTCGCCCCAACAACAATGCTTGCAAAAGCAAAACTTGGAGTTAAATCAGTTCCAATGACTCAAAAAGGAAATAATGCCATAATTGGTGATTTGACATATAATGGTGAAACAAAAGAGGTTTTTGCCTTTTTCGGGGATTTTGCAAGAATCTATACAGTTGGAGGGAAAGAGTTTAAATTTGCTTGGTCTCCAAAAATGATTGAACTTCCTTTTAGTATTTATCTAAAAGATTTTAAGCTTGATAGATATCCAGGTTCAAATTCGCCTTCTGGATATAGCAGTGAGGTTGTAGTAGAAGATGGAGATTTTAAAATGGATTATGAAATTTATATGAACCACGTTTTGGATTATGGTGGATTTAGGTTTTTCCAAAGCTCTTATGATTTAGATGAAAAAGGAACTATTTTATCAGTTAACAAAGACCCTGGTAAAATTCCTACTTATATTGGATATTTTCTTTTAATGCTTGGAATGTTTTTAAATTTCTTTAACAAAAACTCAAGATTTTTAGAGCTTGCAAGACTTATAGATAAAAGTAGTTCAAGAGATAGAAAAACTGTTAAAAAAGAAAATAATAATGTAAATAAAAAAGCATTAAGTCTTATCTTAGTTGCATTTTTTAGCTTTTTTACAGCAAATAACTTAAAAGCAAATAATATACCAAATATAGATAAAGAACACGCCAAAAAAGCTGCTACTTTAGTAGTGCAAGGATTTGATGGAAGAATGGAGCCATTTGATACAATGGCAAATGAAATTTTACGCAAAGTTTATAAAGGTAAAAGCTTTGAAGGAATGAATGCCGTTCAAACTATGCTTTCAATAACTATGAATCCTGAAAGTTGGCAACATACTAAATTTGTAAAAATAGGCGATGATGAGCTTAAAAAAATTCTTGGTCTAAAGCCAAATGAAACTCATGCTTCGTTTGAAGATTTTTTTGGTACTGATGAAAATGGAAAATCATACTATAAACTTGGTCTTATTTCAGAACAAACAAATAGAAAAGCTCCAAACACAAGAACAAAATTTGATAAAGAAGTTATAAAAGTTGACGAAAGATTTAATATCTACTATGCAACTTTAATGAAATCAATCTTTAAAATAATTCCAAAAGAAAATGATCCTAATCACACTTGGTATGCAGCTTACGGAGTTATGACAAATTTTAGTGCAGCAGAAGAAAAAAGAGCTAAAATGGTTCTTCAAAACTACACAATGTCAGTTCTTGATGCTCAAAAAAGCGGTAATTGGAGTGAGGCTAATAAAGCACTTGATCTTATAAAAAAATATCAAAACAAAATAGGAGCAAAGGTAGTTCCATCATACAACAAGCTTAAATTTGAAGTTTTATTTAACGATCTTGATATTTTTAAAAGATTAATGCCTGTTTATTTGCTTGGTGGCTTTGCACTTTTAATCTTTGTATTTTTAAGAATGATGAGTCCAAATTTAAATATGAACTTTGCCTTTAAGGCAGTTTATTTAGTAAATATCATAGCTTTTTTACTTCACACAACAGGTCTTGGTCTTAGGTGGTATATCTCAGGCCACGCGCCTTGGTCCAATACTTATGAATCACTAGTTTATATAGCTTGGGCTCTGTCTTTTAGTGGCATAATTTTTTCAAGAACCTCGGCAATTTCTCTTTCATTAACATCAATAATGGCAGGAATTACGCTTTTTGTAGCTCATCTTAGTCACATAGATCCACAAATTACTACTTTAGTTCCAGTTTTAAACTCATATTGGCTTACAATACATGTTTCAGTTATAACCGCAAGTTACGGATTTTTTGGACTAAGTATGCTTTTAGCAATGTTTTGTCTATTTTTATTTATCATTAAAAAACCTGGTAATGACAATGAGCTTGCAAGAAATATCTTAGAAGCAACTAGAATAAATGAAATGAGCTTAATTTTTGGACTTTGCTTACTTACAGCTGGAAACTTCCTAGGTGGAGTTTGGGCAAATGAGAGTTGGGGAAGATATTGGGGTTGGGATAGTAAAGAAACTTGGTCACTAATAACTATTTTAATATACTCAGCAGTAATTCACATGAGATTATTAAAAGGTGCAAACTCACAATATTGGTTTGCAGTAGCTTCAATGTTTGCGTTTTGGAGCGTAATGATGACATATTTTGGAGTAAATTTTTACCTTTCAGGACTTCATAGCTACGCTAGTGGAGAATCAATACCAGTTCCAAAATCAATCTGGGTAAGTATGCTTGTTATGGTTATTTTAGCAACTCTTGCATACTTTAAGCGAAAAGATGCACAAAAACTTTAA